One Natator depressus isolate rNatDep1 chromosome 13, rNatDep2.hap1, whole genome shotgun sequence genomic region harbors:
- the LOC141996962 gene encoding granzyme H-like has translation MQIQIFLLLPMAFLLPSGTWAGEIIGGQEAKPHSRRYMAYLEIQDGQVKKKCGGFLVKTNFVLTAAHCQGDKITVKLGAHNISEQERSQQKIPVHHQIPHQQYDKKTLNNDIMLLQLSHNAKLNNWVRLIPLPNAKSRVRPGSMCSVAGWGWTGRNSRTDTLREVGLEVMKDDMCQWNHRYNPSAMLCVGKPGLGKLPYRGDSGGPLVCEGVAQGIASYVDKHLCKPSVFTRLSTFIPWIQNILQKQH, from the exons ATGCAGATACAGATCTTTCTCCTGCTCCCcatggcctttctcctgccctccGGGACTTGGGCTG GTGAGATCATCGGGGGCCAGGAagccaagccccactccagacGCTACATGGCCTATCTGGAAATACAAGATgggcaggttaaaaaaaaatgtggaggATTCCTGGTGAAGACAAACTTCGTGCTGACGGCCGCTCACTGCCAGGGAGA CAAGATCACTGTCAAGTTGGGAGCCCATAACATTAGTGAACAGGAACGGAGCCAACAGAAAATCCCTGTGCACCACCAGATCCCCCACCAGCAATATGACAAGAAGACCCTTAACAATGACATCATGCTCCTGCAG CTGTCACACAATGCAAAGCTGAATAACTGGGTGCGTCTCATCCCCCTGCCAAACGCCAAGTCCAGGGTGAGGCCAGGATCCATGTGCAGCGTGGCTGGATGGGGTTGGACTGGCAGGAACTCAAGAACTGATACCCTCCGTGAGGTGGGCCTTGAGGTCATGAAGGATGACATGTGTCAGTGGAACCATAGATACAACCCCTCAGCAATGCTGTGTGTGGGGAAGCCCGGCCTGGGGAAATTACCTTATCGG GGTGATTCTGGTGGCCCCTTGGTATGTGAGGGAGTGGCCCAGGGCATCGCTTCATACGTTGACAAGCATTTGTGCAAGCCAAGCGTGTTTACAAGACTCTCCACCTTCATTCCCTGGATCCAGAACATTCTGCAGAAACAGCATTAA